A genomic segment from Halomicroarcula saliterrae encodes:
- a CDS encoding VOC family protein, producing the protein MVTDTPGIHHITGIVRSAEENVRFYRDILGLRLVKQTVNFNEKFTRHLFYGDETGLPGTALTFFPYPAEDDRRDGKPQISTVSLVIPSDSISYWQERLKEHDIEVEGPSERFEETVLRFADPDGTQLELITGESDVEPWPDGPVPTEHAVRGIHGVTLLSTNVYVTASVLDTLGFELIAQEGDRVRYQAPGSRATVIDFLDRDADFGREGAGSIHHVAVRVHSEAELYEWHDLFRERGYEVSRVKDRHFFHSLYVREPGGILIELATETPGLTAAEDLATLGESLFLPPWLEEDREMIESQLQPLDLSSPGTN; encoded by the coding sequence ATGGTCACGGATACGCCCGGAATCCATCATATCACGGGCATCGTTCGGAGCGCTGAGGAGAACGTCCGTTTCTACAGGGATATCCTCGGCCTCCGCCTCGTCAAGCAAACGGTGAACTTCAACGAGAAATTCACGCGTCACCTATTTTACGGTGATGAAACCGGGTTACCCGGCACTGCTCTGACGTTCTTTCCGTATCCTGCCGAAGACGACCGACGTGATGGCAAACCCCAGATTAGCACTGTATCGCTGGTGATTCCTTCAGATTCAATTTCCTACTGGCAAGAACGCCTCAAAGAGCATGATATCGAGGTTGAGGGACCCTCCGAGCGATTCGAAGAGACAGTGTTGCGCTTTGCTGACCCCGACGGTACACAACTCGAACTCATCACAGGCGAGTCAGATGTAGAGCCGTGGCCAGACGGACCTGTTCCCACTGAACACGCGGTTCGTGGCATCCACGGGGTGACGCTTCTCTCGACGAACGTCTATGTGACTGCAAGTGTCCTGGATACACTCGGCTTCGAACTCATCGCCCAGGAAGGTGACCGTGTTCGGTATCAAGCACCGGGTTCGCGTGCAACGGTTATCGATTTTCTCGATAGAGATGCTGACTTTGGCCGCGAAGGTGCGGGGTCAATACATCACGTTGCGGTGCGTGTTCACAGTGAAGCAGAACTCTACGAGTGGCATGACCTCTTTCGTGAACGAGGATATGAGGTCTCACGGGTGAAAGACAGACACTTCTTTCACTCGTTGTATGTCCGAGAACCCGGTGGTATCCTTATCGAGCTCGCAACCGAAACACCCGGTCTCACAGCTGCAGAAGATCTTGCAACGCTCGGGGAGTCACTGTTCCTCCCGCCATGGCTCGAAGAAGACCGTGAGATGATCGAAAGTCAGCTACAGCCACTCGACCTCTCGTCTCCAGGGACGAACTGA
- a CDS encoding alpha/beta hydrolase: protein MDEKTESDESGGGPHEGQPIEMAGAPPQAAESAVVLLHGRGSSANYMLTLIDEFLHHGVMYLAPQAAHSSWYPRSGYGPLEANEPWLSSGLDQVSEALKIAADAGIPSERTLLFGFSQGGCLGSEFVAQHPQPYGGLIVLSGSLLGAGTQRKFEGSIEGTPVFLGCSENDPYVPVERVTYSAEMFERIGGEVEYTLYEEGGHAINDDEIHHINTFIERLC, encoded by the coding sequence ATGGACGAAAAGACAGAGTCAGATGAGTCCGGAGGCGGGCCACACGAGGGACAGCCCATCGAGATGGCAGGCGCACCACCACAGGCAGCCGAATCCGCTGTGGTGTTGTTACACGGGCGTGGTTCGTCAGCGAACTATATGCTCACGCTCATCGACGAGTTTCTCCATCATGGGGTAATGTATCTCGCCCCCCAGGCAGCCCACAGTTCGTGGTATCCCCGTTCGGGGTATGGCCCACTCGAAGCAAACGAGCCGTGGCTCTCCTCTGGGCTAGACCAAGTTTCAGAAGCGCTGAAGATAGCCGCAGATGCAGGAATACCATCCGAACGAACGCTCCTATTTGGGTTTTCCCAGGGAGGATGTCTTGGAAGTGAGTTCGTTGCTCAACATCCCCAACCCTACGGTGGGTTGATTGTACTCTCAGGAAGTCTGCTCGGAGCAGGAACCCAAAGAAAATTTGAAGGATCTATAGAGGGGACACCCGTGTTTCTCGGTTGTAGTGAGAACGACCCGTACGTCCCCGTCGAGCGCGTGACGTATTCTGCAGAGATGTTTGAGCGAATTGGTGGCGAGGTCGAATATACGCTCTACGAAGAGGGAGGGCACGCGATCAACGATGACGAAATTCACCACATCAATACGTTTATTGAGCGTCTTTGTTGA
- a CDS encoding nucleoside deaminase → MNSAFDSFDHEAHMRETFELARAAAARGDEPFGSVLIRDDSIIMRDSNRINTADDIRRHPELHLAYEACNKYTPEERAEMVMYTSTEPCPMCAGGMATAGFGRVVYSVGSDEIGEFTSSSPAVPSAAILGEATEVIGPVLNEEGREIHRGYDW, encoded by the coding sequence ATGAACTCGGCTTTCGACAGTTTTGACCACGAGGCACACATGCGAGAGACGTTCGAACTAGCACGAGCAGCCGCAGCTCGGGGTGACGAACCCTTCGGGAGCGTGCTCATTCGCGATGACAGCATCATCATGCGTGACTCGAACCGTATCAACACAGCCGACGATATCCGTCGACATCCAGAGTTGCATCTGGCTTACGAGGCCTGCAATAAGTACACCCCCGAAGAGCGTGCGGAAATGGTGATGTATACAAGTACCGAACCTTGCCCGATGTGTGCTGGAGGGATGGCAACAGCAGGGTTCGGTCGGGTCGTCTACAGTGTCGGGAGCGATGAAATAGGCGAGTTCACTAGTTCCAGCCCGGCAGTCCCTTCGGCTGCAATACTCGGTGAGGCTACAGAGGTCATTGGTCCGGTGTTGAACGAGGAAGGCCGAGAAATCCATCGTGGATACGACTGGTGA
- a CDS encoding lamin tail domain-containing protein yields MPDSRRLLIVCCVGLFFLAGCSTALPGNTAEDGTSTPTSNFATANGTLEVHYINVGQSVSTLVVGPTGETMLIDTGHFTDDGEYVLQYLRNQDIDHIDYMVVSHNDADHIGGNAAIIDYYETEADGIGAIYDPGIAASTQTYNDYLDAVEEHDVTLYSTREGDSIPFEDVDVDVFGPPEPYIENEGRNENSLVLKLTHGNASFLLTGDAEDDQEAYLVEEYGSQLDSTVLKAGHHGSSSSTSEALIDASQPEAVVISSAYDSQYGHPTEEVLQRLADRSLSTYWTATHGNIVLVSNGSAVSIQTQAAAPTEPLDIRSGEPIAPGTSGDVVERAIIAATSGTTETPTVATDGGTQVGGELAVERIHADAASDDRDNLNDEYVVFENTGTEPLDLSGWTVEDEVGTTYTFPDGFTLDDGSSVTLYTGSGTDTETELYWGSGSPIWNNGGDTIIVHNSEGESVLTETYE; encoded by the coding sequence GTGCCTGATTCACGCCGGTTGCTTATCGTCTGCTGTGTCGGCCTGTTCTTCTTAGCGGGTTGTTCAACGGCCCTCCCGGGCAATACCGCTGAGGATGGGACGTCGACTCCCACGTCGAATTTTGCCACTGCCAATGGGACACTGGAGGTTCATTACATCAACGTTGGCCAGTCCGTGAGCACACTCGTTGTTGGGCCGACGGGCGAGACCATGCTCATTGATACCGGTCATTTCACCGATGATGGAGAGTACGTCCTCCAGTATCTCCGGAATCAGGATATCGACCACATCGACTACATGGTCGTCTCACACAACGACGCCGACCATATCGGTGGGAACGCTGCCATCATCGATTACTACGAGACAGAAGCCGATGGTATCGGTGCAATCTATGACCCCGGAATTGCGGCCAGTACACAGACCTATAACGACTATCTCGATGCGGTCGAAGAACACGATGTCACACTCTACAGCACTCGCGAGGGTGATTCAATTCCCTTCGAAGATGTCGATGTCGACGTATTCGGTCCTCCGGAACCATACATCGAGAACGAGGGACGCAACGAGAACAGTCTTGTTCTCAAGCTCACCCACGGCAATGCTAGCTTCTTGTTGACTGGTGATGCTGAGGACGACCAAGAGGCATACCTTGTCGAAGAATACGGTTCACAACTCGACTCGACCGTGCTGAAGGCAGGCCATCACGGCTCCTCGAGTTCGACGAGCGAGGCCCTCATTGACGCATCCCAGCCAGAGGCCGTCGTCATCTCCAGTGCATACGACTCGCAGTATGGCCATCCCACCGAGGAGGTTCTCCAGCGACTTGCAGACCGCTCGCTCTCGACCTATTGGACGGCCACACACGGCAATATCGTCCTCGTCAGTAACGGGAGTGCAGTCTCTATCCAGACCCAAGCAGCTGCACCGACAGAGCCACTCGATATTCGCAGTGGTGAGCCCATTGCACCGGGCACCAGTGGGGACGTTGTCGAACGAGCGATTATCGCTGCCACGTCGGGGACCACAGAGACACCTACTGTCGCGACCGATGGTGGGACCCAAGTCGGTGGTGAGCTGGCCGTCGAGAGAATCCATGCCGATGCGGCGAGTGATGACCGAGACAATCTCAACGACGAGTACGTCGTCTTCGAGAATACGGGGACGGAACCACTGGATCTCTCGGGATGGACTGTTGAAGACGAAGTCGGGACAACGTACACGTTCCCCGATGGATTCACACTCGATGACGGTTCGAGTGTCACACTCTACACTGGGAGTGGCACTGACACCGAGACCGAGTTGTACTGGGGTAGTGGCTCCCCAATCTGGAACAATGGCGGTGACACCATCATCGTGCACAACAGTGAGGGCGAGTCCGTGTTAACGGAGACATACGAATGA
- a CDS encoding DUF2250 domain-containing protein — translation MDTALEQARSEAGSHWDERELTLTLETPQGESIDVTLDLDEDAASNAQTRYEEAKELEAELERQESVVGQLAPMPRNPVAYLICYHLNAVEGNYPRSMAGHLDATREEVEELCATMETVGIIERVESGTVKQRNVKAKQADEVRQHHTYYRLSREGDHLLRFLSEREGKLNVLRHLPDGQTIARRIDRGGPDYPRMTANELTMDFEYVRHLYRALQRVDLVTVYDGSTIKGSERKLKPKDETHKKHTYYVTTDIASELLRELED, via the coding sequence GTGGATACCGCACTGGAGCAGGCCCGGTCGGAGGCAGGGTCGCACTGGGACGAGCGAGAACTAACGCTGACACTCGAGACACCACAGGGAGAATCAATCGACGTGACGCTGGATCTCGATGAAGATGCCGCGAGCAATGCACAGACACGGTATGAAGAAGCCAAAGAACTCGAAGCAGAGCTCGAACGTCAGGAATCGGTCGTCGGGCAACTCGCACCGATGCCCCGCAATCCAGTTGCATACCTCATTTGCTATCACCTCAATGCTGTCGAGGGGAATTATCCCAGATCGATGGCTGGGCATCTAGATGCTACCCGAGAGGAGGTCGAGGAACTCTGTGCGACCATGGAGACTGTTGGGATTATCGAACGCGTCGAGTCAGGGACCGTCAAACAGCGCAACGTCAAGGCCAAACAGGCCGACGAAGTCCGCCAACACCACACCTACTATCGACTCTCCCGCGAGGGCGATCACCTGCTGCGATTCCTCTCCGAGCGAGAGGGGAAACTGAATGTACTCCGACACCTCCCTGATGGGCAGACGATCGCCAGGCGGATCGATAGGGGTGGACCAGATTATCCTCGAATGACGGCTAACGAACTGACAATGGACTTCGAGTATGTCCGCCATCTCTATCGGGCACTCCAGCGTGTAGACTTGGTCACGGTGTATGATGGGAGTACAATCAAGGGAAGCGAGCGGAAGCTAAAGCCCAAAGACGAGACCCACAAGAAACACACCTACTACGTAACCACCGATATCGCATCGGAGCTATTGCGGGAGTTGGAGGACTAA
- the csa3 gene encoding CRISPR-associated CARF protein Csa3 has product MRTYVSTIGYYDTRVVRPVLNHGLNAGDRVVLLRPYNDDDDGDSAVADVKQIFSELGPNIEVVVEEITYDEFPTAVMECANILAAAKGETVANFGGGPREIFLAFTVAALVTNDQLDTVLQFTDIDEDVQELRLPELMASLPSKTDQTLRTIARLDGETTLPVIAERSGQSRSTVGRHLDDLEMADAVETDKQGKTRHVELTLGGRLQLFRRR; this is encoded by the coding sequence ATGCGCACCTACGTCTCAACGATTGGCTACTACGACACACGGGTAGTGCGGCCTGTACTGAACCACGGGTTGAACGCAGGGGACAGGGTCGTGTTACTTAGGCCCTACAATGACGATGATGACGGCGATAGCGCAGTCGCAGATGTAAAACAGATTTTCTCCGAGTTGGGGCCAAACATTGAGGTCGTTGTCGAAGAGATTACGTACGATGAGTTCCCCACCGCTGTGATGGAGTGTGCCAATATCCTCGCCGCGGCCAAAGGGGAAACAGTAGCGAACTTCGGAGGTGGCCCTCGAGAAATTTTTCTGGCGTTCACTGTCGCCGCACTGGTCACCAACGACCAGCTCGATACCGTCTTGCAGTTCACGGATATCGACGAAGATGTGCAAGAACTTCGCTTACCGGAGCTAATGGCGTCACTTCCCTCGAAGACGGACCAGACACTCCGGACGATTGCCCGGTTGGATGGCGAGACGACACTTCCGGTGATTGCCGAACGAAGCGGTCAATCCCGAAGTACTGTTGGTCGTCACCTCGACGATCTCGAGATGGCAGATGCGGTCGAAACCGACAAGCAAGGCAAGACCAGACACGTCGAGTTGACACTCGGGGGCCGTCTGCAGTTATTCCGACGCCGATGA
- the cas6 gene encoding CRISPR system precrRNA processing endoribonuclease RAMP protein Cas6 has translation MRQVELTVEPTDSFALPSADGYQVYGALLSALDDVASDVSKQVHDSQLGSLHNSGLLGSFRGCERKFHKRVDPSETYRLALGVTDPADQRVFEALADAFVFSGDTLSLSEGELRVRDFASSNVTHEELLEEAAAAVDDRPETFDIEMRFRTPTCIEEADEITTMFPHRGSVFRSLLRRWNKTLPEDAVEHCELGMTREAFESNLIEKPDARTYDTHSILVNRGENGSPILAQGFTGTCTYKFKDASEAVRTATTALAQFSEYSGVGSSVARGCGTVEVAVKK, from the coding sequence ATGCGACAGGTCGAGTTGACAGTTGAGCCGACCGACTCGTTCGCGTTGCCGAGTGCAGACGGCTATCAAGTGTACGGTGCCCTGCTAAGTGCGCTCGATGATGTCGCCTCGGATGTGAGCAAGCAGGTACACGACTCACAGTTGGGGAGCCTCCACAACAGCGGGTTGTTGGGTTCGTTCCGTGGTTGTGAACGCAAGTTTCACAAACGGGTCGACCCCTCGGAGACGTATCGTCTCGCGCTAGGTGTGACCGACCCCGCAGACCAGCGTGTCTTCGAAGCGCTCGCGGACGCGTTCGTGTTCAGTGGCGATACCCTCTCACTCTCGGAAGGTGAATTACGTGTTCGTGACTTCGCGAGTAGTAATGTCACGCACGAAGAACTGTTGGAGGAAGCGGCCGCAGCTGTCGACGACCGACCGGAGACGTTTGACATCGAGATGCGGTTCCGTACTCCGACCTGCATCGAAGAGGCCGATGAGATTACGACGATGTTCCCACATCGGGGCTCCGTGTTCCGGTCGCTGCTCCGACGCTGGAATAAGACGCTTCCCGAGGACGCTGTTGAGCACTGCGAGCTCGGGATGACGCGTGAGGCCTTCGAATCGAATCTCATCGAAAAACCAGACGCGCGGACATACGATACCCACAGCATACTGGTAAACCGGGGCGAGAACGGTTCACCGATTCTCGCACAGGGATTCACCGGCACCTGTACGTACAAATTCAAGGATGCGAGTGAGGCTGTTCGCACTGCTACGACGGCACTGGCCCAGTTCAGTGAGTACTCTGGTGTGGGCAGTTCAGTCGCTCGTGGGTGCGGGACTGTGGAGGTAGCAGTGAAAAAATGA
- the cas10d gene encoding type I-D CRISPR-associated protein Cas10d/Csc3, translating into MTDSIQTDSVFGSGHSDLSAVLSEFLTEVDPKLLDEGWGFEVAKGTHYGQTDQSMVNHVRNGVFALARLNEIVPAFGAYQLDDSELRQAIALFVIHDLHKYRDEETTAKTEYDIDSAEVAGLVETVGVNEFAPSLRVEDFHACTVDHENSWKSNPEQSTRTYDRLRPFVRLADAFASCETPESAASERNERALDEAYPGVDLDLRYHVLDDVKGIFTNLLNGIAARELNDRAGYELLLIYQDGCVYVTDQEPPQPSIDEDMLDALYTRLTEEIGESHPAYDDRQRLAQNLGVRSQGFYAINDQDFFYAGAPNILLAVTVKATQDADPDSDPTDSMRETMELLNERLSIDIDSTTRVAPGYARLVYTVKRAFVDPLVDEGVLDDDALTATCRLFGVDHEVTSGLRALRDDDEVSLTAGGKWDYGYAIGQHIAEMIQREGWSPAAEHLAEFLLESLENRAPDWRETVMAEHAGEFEMELTAYIADVLTIDGHVAESPKRTDLLTDPFDEHHATRRGKTCTFCNRGTTSGRKGDMKAPKSLTTFQAGYSNRIPANAGKPEELLACIPCQVEFSLRETGSTRREAGRLFIHLVPDYFYTPTMWSLYDGEIFTRFTGEAMTRVGRLASAVFDATADGNPDEALGASFADILSEAAWHEEGGRSMLEQLGQEFDSESQFGTRTLSFYKPQDNETEFQFFGVFLGLSIAAAMGMRVYISQSPMPDLRGRDFREMARLDAGFTRVADFYGQEIPLSVLRERLGAAAALVQLGYELAMDDARFPKYLRVTRNKPLPGSHLLKKAARDTDDGSAPSYLLEEADFLDRHASQQSRTTTSRHSTTTE; encoded by the coding sequence ATGACGGATTCAATACAGACTGACAGCGTCTTCGGCTCTGGACACAGCGATCTGAGTGCTGTCCTCTCGGAGTTCCTCACTGAAGTTGATCCGAAGTTACTCGACGAAGGGTGGGGATTCGAGGTGGCGAAGGGGACACACTACGGCCAGACCGACCAGTCGATGGTAAACCACGTCCGCAACGGTGTCTTCGCGTTAGCACGCCTCAACGAGATCGTGCCCGCGTTCGGGGCTTACCAACTCGATGATAGCGAACTTCGGCAAGCTATCGCGCTGTTCGTGATTCACGACCTCCACAAATATCGAGACGAAGAGACGACGGCCAAGACCGAATACGATATTGATAGCGCCGAAGTAGCAGGTCTGGTCGAAACGGTCGGCGTCAACGAGTTCGCTCCGTCGCTTCGGGTTGAGGACTTCCACGCGTGTACTGTCGACCACGAGAATAGTTGGAAGTCAAATCCCGAACAGTCGACGCGGACGTACGACCGACTTCGTCCGTTCGTCCGACTCGCCGACGCGTTCGCCTCTTGTGAAACTCCGGAATCAGCGGCGAGCGAGCGGAATGAACGCGCACTCGACGAAGCGTATCCTGGCGTCGATCTCGATCTCCGGTACCACGTTCTCGACGATGTCAAGGGAATTTTCACGAATCTGTTGAACGGAATCGCCGCCCGAGAGCTAAACGACCGCGCGGGATACGAACTTCTCCTCATCTACCAAGACGGCTGTGTGTACGTCACGGATCAGGAACCGCCTCAGCCATCGATAGATGAGGATATGCTTGACGCACTCTATACCCGCCTCACCGAGGAAATCGGTGAGTCACATCCCGCATACGACGACAGACAGCGACTCGCCCAGAATCTTGGCGTCCGATCGCAGGGCTTCTATGCGATCAATGATCAGGATTTCTTCTACGCGGGGGCGCCAAATATTCTTCTGGCAGTTACGGTCAAAGCCACACAGGATGCCGACCCCGACTCCGATCCGACGGACAGTATGCGAGAGACGATGGAGTTACTGAACGAACGGCTTTCCATAGATATCGACTCGACAACGCGTGTCGCTCCCGGATACGCTCGGTTGGTGTACACGGTCAAGCGTGCGTTCGTTGACCCGCTCGTCGACGAGGGTGTGCTTGACGATGACGCACTGACAGCCACCTGTCGGCTCTTCGGGGTTGACCATGAAGTCACAAGTGGGCTTCGAGCGCTCCGCGATGACGATGAGGTTAGTTTGACCGCTGGCGGGAAATGGGACTACGGCTATGCAATCGGGCAACACATTGCAGAGATGATCCAGCGGGAGGGGTGGTCGCCTGCAGCTGAGCATCTTGCGGAGTTCCTGCTGGAAAGTCTCGAAAATCGAGCGCCCGACTGGCGCGAGACAGTCATGGCGGAACACGCCGGTGAGTTCGAGATGGAACTCACGGCGTACATCGCTGACGTGCTCACCATCGATGGACACGTAGCCGAGTCTCCCAAGAGAACGGACCTTCTCACCGACCCCTTCGACGAGCACCACGCTACCCGGCGTGGGAAGACATGCACGTTCTGCAACCGCGGGACGACGAGCGGCCGGAAGGGAGATATGAAGGCCCCGAAGTCACTTACGACTTTTCAGGCCGGGTATTCCAATCGAATCCCGGCCAACGCTGGCAAGCCAGAGGAACTCCTTGCGTGCATCCCGTGTCAAGTGGAGTTTTCGCTTCGGGAGACCGGCTCCACACGACGGGAGGCTGGTCGTCTGTTCATCCACCTCGTTCCGGACTATTTCTACACACCGACGATGTGGTCGCTGTACGACGGCGAGATATTCACGCGCTTCACCGGCGAGGCGATGACCCGAGTCGGACGACTCGCGTCAGCTGTGTTCGACGCGACTGCGGACGGCAATCCAGACGAGGCGTTGGGCGCGTCGTTCGCGGACATCCTCAGCGAAGCAGCGTGGCACGAGGAGGGTGGCCGATCGATGCTCGAACAGTTGGGCCAGGAGTTCGATTCCGAGTCTCAGTTCGGCACACGGACACTCTCATTCTATAAGCCTCAGGACAACGAAACCGAGTTCCAGTTCTTCGGTGTCTTCCTCGGGCTGTCAATCGCCGCTGCGATGGGGATGCGTGTGTACATCTCACAGTCCCCGATGCCCGATCTGCGCGGCCGGGACTTCAGGGAGATGGCAAGGCTCGACGCTGGATTCACAAGAGTTGCGGATTTCTACGGACAGGAAATCCCGCTGTCGGTGCTTCGAGAACGGCTCGGGGCTGCGGCGGCACTCGTTCAACTCGGCTACGAACTGGCGATGGACGACGCTCGGTTCCCGAAGTATCTCCGGGTGACACGGAACAAGCCATTGCCGGGATCACACCTCCTAAAAAAGGCTGCGAGAGATACCGATGACGGCAGTGCGCCCAGCTACCTGCTCGAGGAAGCCGACTTTCTCGACCGACACGCATCGCAGCAGTCACGAACAACAACATCACGTCATTCGACGACAACCGAATAA
- the cas10d gene encoding type I-D CRISPR-associated protein Cas10d/Csc3, translating into MTTATTPKDDITYLAELAYDAIRPASGNDKAYAIERVFRESVKAVKESNEFRINADEAALLVAGRLQKLPDRSDQVYRVSGEDSNHGGHPNERIERYAEAFAQRLLVDRCDGKPSLLKRRANNFADGFYAATLRLKYQSSEDDSDETTDEESIQQ; encoded by the coding sequence ATGACAACAGCAACGACACCCAAAGACGACATCACCTACCTCGCGGAACTCGCCTACGACGCAATCCGGCCCGCTTCCGGGAACGACAAAGCGTACGCGATAGAGCGCGTGTTCCGCGAATCGGTGAAAGCAGTGAAAGAATCGAACGAGTTTCGCATAAACGCCGACGAGGCAGCCCTGCTTGTCGCCGGCAGACTCCAAAAACTCCCTGACCGAAGCGACCAGGTGTACCGTGTTTCTGGCGAAGACAGCAACCACGGCGGCCATCCCAACGAGCGAATCGAACGCTATGCCGAGGCGTTCGCACAGCGCTTGCTCGTCGACCGCTGCGACGGAAAGCCATCGCTACTGAAACGGCGCGCAAACAATTTCGCTGACGGCTTCTACGCAGCGACACTCCGGTTGAAATACCAATCGAGTGAGGACGATAGCGACGAAACGACCGACGAAG